The Phycisphaerales bacterium genome includes a region encoding these proteins:
- the sppA gene encoding signal peptide peptidase SppA, with translation MIWKSLRGASALLLVVCGIAALPTMAQEAEPARTVVRLKLDGPILEAPNDAASLFAAFMSQSETRTLHEIVATLRRATRDDNVAGLALIIGEPAASLAQVEEINRALRAFRAAGKPVFAYLDAANNLTYALAAQADHITLAEYSDVSITGLYAELTFFKGLLDKIGVEAQMLHEGAYKGAAEPFTRTTPSPELAENINWLLDGLFERWLAMIAEGRGLSSAEVQALVDQAPLTAEKALAAKLVDEVSTFAAYRQRIQKEFGANVKIVKRYGESALPKLDTSNFFGMMNFFSSLGRSTGITKREGGIGLIYVDGAIMMGDTEEGLFGDTTAGSSSLRALLTQALEDESVRAVVLRVNSPGGSAVASDIIWNAARRLAAEKPLIVSMGGVAASGGYYVSVPGDTVYAEGTTITGSIGVVGGKLILRGLFEDKLGITSTSFGRGKHAGLLSPSQPWTESEKDWMQSYMGEVYTQFKGRITASRGPRLKKDLDDIAGGRVYTGQQALELGLIDELGGLSDALDAAAARAGLAAEYKVYPLPKPSELGALLRALGDLTGKDGRDNYEIALQVLAPGRALDSLGGLLALLREVAPQQTDQLLLGLRQLSVLQRERVGLFTQIPNVR, from the coding sequence ATGATTTGGAAATCGCTACGCGGCGCCAGTGCGCTGCTGCTGGTGGTGTGTGGAATCGCGGCGTTGCCCACGATGGCACAGGAAGCCGAGCCGGCGCGCACCGTCGTGCGACTGAAGCTCGATGGACCGATTCTCGAAGCACCGAACGATGCGGCCAGTTTGTTCGCGGCCTTCATGTCCCAGTCGGAGACCCGGACACTGCACGAGATCGTCGCCACGCTCCGGCGTGCAACGCGCGACGACAACGTGGCTGGCCTGGCGCTGATCATCGGCGAACCCGCGGCGAGTCTCGCGCAAGTCGAGGAAATCAACCGGGCGCTGCGGGCCTTCCGGGCGGCCGGAAAACCCGTGTTCGCCTACCTGGATGCGGCGAACAATCTGACTTACGCGCTCGCGGCGCAGGCCGATCACATCACGCTGGCCGAATACAGCGATGTCTCGATCACAGGTCTGTACGCGGAACTGACGTTCTTCAAAGGGCTGCTCGACAAGATCGGTGTCGAAGCCCAGATGCTGCACGAAGGGGCCTACAAGGGCGCGGCGGAGCCCTTTACCCGGACCACGCCGAGTCCCGAGCTGGCCGAGAACATCAACTGGCTGCTTGATGGACTCTTTGAGCGCTGGCTTGCGATGATTGCCGAGGGCCGTGGCCTGAGCAGCGCGGAGGTCCAGGCCCTGGTCGACCAGGCCCCGCTGACCGCGGAGAAGGCCCTGGCGGCCAAGCTGGTGGATGAAGTCTCGACCTTTGCCGCTTATCGGCAACGCATCCAGAAAGAGTTCGGCGCCAACGTGAAGATCGTGAAGCGGTATGGCGAATCGGCCCTGCCGAAGCTCGATACGTCGAATTTCTTCGGCATGATGAACTTCTTCAGCAGTCTCGGACGCAGCACCGGGATCACCAAGCGCGAAGGCGGCATCGGCCTGATCTACGTCGACGGTGCCATCATGATGGGCGATACGGAAGAAGGACTGTTCGGTGATACGACCGCCGGCAGCAGTTCACTCCGCGCCCTGCTGACGCAGGCCCTCGAAGACGAGTCCGTGCGCGCGGTGGTGCTGCGGGTCAACTCGCCCGGCGGTTCCGCTGTCGCGAGCGACATCATCTGGAACGCGGCCCGCCGGCTCGCCGCGGAGAAGCCGCTGATCGTCAGTATGGGTGGTGTTGCCGCGAGTGGCGGCTACTACGTTTCCGTGCCGGGTGACACCGTCTATGCCGAAGGCACCACCATCACGGGATCGATCGGTGTCGTCGGCGGAAAGCTCATCCTGCGCGGCTTGTTCGAAGACAAGCTCGGCATCACCAGCACGTCGTTCGGGCGCGGCAAGCATGCGGGCTTGCTCTCCCCTTCGCAGCCGTGGACGGAATCCGAGAAGGACTGGATGCAGAGTTACATGGGCGAGGTTTACACCCAGTTCAAGGGCCGCATTACCGCGTCGCGCGGCCCGCGGTTGAAGAAGGATCTGGATGACATCGCGGGTGGCCGGGTCTACACCGGTCAGCAGGCCCTCGAGCTGGGTCTCATCGACGAGCTTGGTGGCCTGTCCGATGCGCTCGATGCGGCGGCGGCCCGCGCTGGGCTCGCCGCGGAGTACAAGGTGTACCCACTGCCGAAACCGTCGGAACTCGGCGCGCTGCTGAGGGCGTTGGGTGATCTCACCGGCAAGGATGGTCGCGACAATTACGAAATCGCCTTGCAAGTCCTCGCCCCGGGACGCGCGCTGGATTCGTTGGGTGGACTGCTGGCATTGCTGCGCGAAGTGGCCCCGCAGCAGACCGACCAGCTCCTGCTCGGGCTGCGGCAGTTGTCCGTGCTTCAGCGGGAGCGCGTGGGCCTGTTCACGCAGATTCCGAACGTGCGCTGA
- a CDS encoding DUF1080 domain-containing protein — protein MRGLLAIVVLLGALGAVGGMVRLAATAQDDPRLLPSGHEKITAAMPTEALVQPAQARRLLVYTACKGFVHSSIPQGKYALLELGRRTRAFEPYFSEDPADFRPARLREFDAVCFLNTTGELFDDPELKTSLLEFVRGGRGLIGIHAATDAFYNWPEYGAMLGGYFAGHPWNAGDEVVLRVEDVGHPLTKMFPDGPFDLTEEIYQFREPYSRAQVRVLVGLDPARTDMQKPGVNRPDGDFPISWVRREGLGRVFYCSLGHNEHIFWNPVVLRHYLAGIQYALGDLPAAALPSAQVQKDGWLALFNGTDLNGWHAPQGSWSVDDGTLARRGGGDIWTQEMYGDFELELEFKLAPQTNSGIFFRTADLRDPVQTGIELQVLDSYGKAEVGKHDAGAIYDCLAPRVNAVRPPGEWNRVRLVCRGSRIEADLNGEPIIRMDLDEWTEAGRNPDGTPNKFRTAYKEMPRRGHLGFQDHGKPVWYRNIRLRPLK, from the coding sequence ATGCGCGGCCTGCTCGCGATTGTTGTGTTGTTGGGAGCACTTGGCGCGGTTGGTGGCATGGTGCGTCTGGCTGCCACCGCACAGGACGACCCGCGGCTGCTCCCGTCCGGACATGAGAAAATCACGGCCGCCATGCCGACCGAGGCGCTCGTCCAGCCGGCGCAGGCGCGCCGGCTGCTGGTCTACACGGCCTGCAAGGGATTCGTGCACAGCTCGATCCCGCAGGGCAAGTACGCGCTGCTCGAACTGGGCCGCCGGACGCGCGCTTTCGAGCCCTACTTCAGCGAGGATCCCGCCGACTTTCGTCCTGCGCGATTACGGGAGTTTGACGCGGTCTGCTTCCTGAATACGACCGGCGAGTTGTTTGACGATCCCGAGTTGAAGACCAGTCTGCTCGAGTTTGTGCGCGGGGGCAGGGGTCTGATCGGCATCCACGCGGCGACGGACGCGTTCTACAACTGGCCGGAGTATGGCGCGATGCTGGGCGGCTACTTCGCGGGGCACCCGTGGAACGCCGGGGACGAGGTTGTGCTGCGGGTTGAGGATGTCGGGCACCCGCTGACGAAGATGTTTCCCGATGGACCGTTCGACCTGACCGAGGAAATTTACCAGTTTCGCGAACCGTACTCCCGCGCGCAGGTGCGCGTGCTGGTGGGGCTCGACCCCGCACGCACGGACATGCAGAAGCCCGGTGTGAACCGCCCCGACGGCGACTTCCCCATCTCCTGGGTTCGGCGGGAGGGACTCGGCCGCGTGTTCTACTGCTCGCTCGGGCACAATGAGCACATCTTCTGGAACCCGGTCGTGCTGCGGCACTACCTCGCGGGCATCCAGTATGCCCTGGGCGATCTGCCCGCCGCGGCGCTTCCCAGCGCCCAGGTGCAGAAGGATGGCTGGCTTGCGCTGTTCAATGGCACGGACCTGAACGGCTGGCATGCGCCGCAGGGCAGTTGGAGCGTGGACGATGGTACGCTCGCGCGGCGCGGTGGCGGCGATATCTGGACCCAGGAAATGTACGGCGACTTCGAGCTCGAGCTCGAATTCAAGCTCGCACCGCAGACCAACAGCGGCATCTTCTTCCGCACCGCCGACCTGCGGGATCCGGTGCAGACGGGGATTGAGCTCCAGGTGCTCGATTCGTACGGCAAGGCGGAGGTCGGCAAGCACGATGCCGGTGCCATCTACGACTGTCTCGCACCGCGCGTCAACGCGGTACGTCCCCCCGGCGAGTGGAACCGCGTCCGGCTGGTCTGTCGCGGCAGCCGCATCGAGGCCGATCTCAACGGTGAGCCCATCATCCGCATGGACCTGGACGAGTGGACCGAGGCCGGCAGGAACCCCGACGGCACCCCCAACAAGTTTCGCACGGCCTACAAGGAAATGCCCCGCCGCGGCCATCTCGGCTTTCAGGATCACGGCAAGCCGGTGTGGTATCGCAACATCCGGCTCCGACCGCTGAAGTAG
- a CDS encoding aminotransferase class I/II-fold pyridoxal phosphate-dependent enzyme produces MNAQRPVSLNLNVRGMGQSATLAIQERCRELRREGRAVYNLGLGQSPFPVPGSVVEALRLAAPEKDYLPVKGLPALREAVAAFHRDRNQIDTQFDGVIVGPGSKELMFLVQLAYYGEIIVTTPCWVSYLPQARVIGRKVSLIPTSHETGWKVTAAQLHDALEIVNDDFRPRMLVLNYPSNPSGLSYSEEELVLLAEVARKFNLIVLSDEIYGELHFKGQHVSIARFYPENTIVSSGLSKWCGAGGWRLGTFCFPPNLYWLLEALASVASETYTSVCAPVQHAAVQAFRGGVEIERYLWHARRILAALGAECTRLLQAAGIRVHMPDGAFYLFIDFSPLRERLAARGIESGAALCNRLLDEAGVAMLPGVSFARSRTELTARLAYVDFDGARALAASENVPLHEELPADFTQQYCDNVIRGMERLAAWVAE; encoded by the coding sequence ATGAACGCACAGCGGCCGGTGAGTCTCAACCTGAATGTGCGGGGAATGGGCCAGTCGGCGACGCTCGCGATCCAGGAGCGCTGTCGGGAATTGCGCCGCGAGGGGCGCGCGGTCTACAACCTCGGCCTGGGACAGTCCCCTTTTCCCGTGCCGGGCAGCGTAGTAGAGGCCCTGCGGCTGGCCGCGCCCGAGAAAGACTATCTCCCGGTCAAGGGACTTCCGGCGCTGCGTGAGGCGGTGGCGGCCTTTCACCGTGACCGCAACCAGATTGATACCCAGTTTGACGGAGTGATCGTCGGCCCCGGCTCGAAAGAGCTGATGTTCCTGGTCCAACTGGCCTATTACGGCGAAATCATTGTGACGACGCCCTGCTGGGTGTCTTACCTGCCGCAGGCGCGTGTGATCGGCCGCAAGGTCAGTCTCATCCCCACGTCGCACGAGACTGGCTGGAAGGTGACGGCGGCGCAGTTGCACGACGCCCTGGAGATCGTAAACGACGATTTTCGCCCGCGCATGCTGGTGCTCAACTACCCCTCGAATCCTTCGGGGCTGAGCTACAGTGAGGAGGAACTCGTCCTGCTGGCCGAGGTCGCGCGCAAATTCAACCTGATCGTGCTGTCCGACGAGATCTATGGCGAGTTGCACTTCAAAGGCCAGCACGTTTCGATTGCCCGATTCTACCCTGAAAACACGATCGTCAGTTCGGGCTTGTCGAAGTGGTGTGGTGCCGGCGGCTGGCGGTTGGGGACTTTCTGTTTCCCGCCCAATCTGTACTGGCTGCTCGAAGCGCTCGCATCGGTCGCGAGCGAGACCTATACGTCGGTGTGCGCCCCTGTCCAGCACGCGGCCGTGCAGGCCTTCCGCGGCGGTGTCGAGATCGAGCGTTACCTATGGCACGCGCGGCGCATTCTCGCAGCCCTGGGGGCCGAGTGCACGCGCCTCCTGCAGGCGGCCGGCATCCGGGTACACATGCCGGACGGAGCGTTCTACCTGTTCATCGATTTTTCGCCGTTGCGGGAGCGGCTGGCGGCCCGCGGGATCGAGTCCGGGGCGGCGCTATGCAATCGGTTGCTGGATGAAGCGGGGGTGGCCATGTTGCCGGGTGTTTCGTTCGCGCGTTCGCGGACGGAGCTGACGGCCCGCTTGGCGTATGTCGATTTTGACGGTGCCCGGGCGCTGGCCGCCAGCGAGAATGTGCCGCTGCACGAAGAGTTGCCGGCGGATTTCACGCAGCAGTACTGCGACAACGTCATTCGGGGGATGGAGCGGCTGGCGGCCTGGGTGGCGGAATGA
- a CDS encoding DUF3754 domain-containing protein, translating into MGAAQDLLAHDPTAGTTFHRPDDRYIPILPCELTEALAADATRFGVTAEEVCAVAGALDDVLEQEAATFRRALTDFYAPFNPDRDTQPLAPPALLRSPESYRELLARLAYLLEKANYRRLTNVQVEAAVRQARAAGYHVRLRPERITELGVWVRGTGTVARRFRRWRLLLQWQHWRTWREFLREGLPEEVPVYRRLAVVCRLRDDPHVLIKLFKDIPEADVEALLPHAEVHMNWRDRLLVLGGGAGALGSTAGKLLTIVTGAAAALWQLLWILLLGAGMLIFRTVLGYRRARINRDSQRTRHLYFQNLGNNNGALQLLVSTVVHEEFKEALLGWLACQRGAGPPATAQEFDARLETYLRERFGVQVDFDAADALETLTRFGLWAAGQPFAALPPAATVAALRSHWLGRCSAGYHAECLAQRGAQPGSVTPDTAQPDRTEAALRLIPPPRPPAAPSPE; encoded by the coding sequence ATGGGAGCGGCGCAAGACTTATTGGCGCACGACCCGACGGCGGGAACGACCTTCCACCGTCCGGACGACCGCTACATTCCCATCCTGCCGTGTGAGTTGACCGAAGCGCTCGCCGCCGATGCCACTCGTTTTGGAGTAACGGCCGAGGAAGTCTGCGCGGTGGCCGGTGCACTCGACGACGTCTTGGAGCAGGAGGCGGCCACGTTTCGGCGGGCACTCACCGATTTCTACGCCCCCTTCAATCCGGATCGCGACACCCAGCCACTCGCGCCGCCGGCATTGCTGCGGTCGCCGGAGTCCTACCGCGAGCTGCTGGCGCGGCTCGCCTACCTGTTGGAGAAGGCGAACTACCGTCGCCTGACGAACGTGCAGGTGGAGGCCGCCGTCCGCCAGGCCCGCGCCGCCGGTTACCACGTCCGTCTCCGGCCGGAACGCATCACCGAATTGGGCGTGTGGGTGCGAGGCACAGGCACGGTGGCGCGGCGTTTTCGGCGCTGGCGCTTGTTGCTGCAGTGGCAGCACTGGCGGACCTGGCGCGAGTTCTTGCGCGAAGGGCTGCCGGAGGAAGTCCCGGTCTATCGACGCCTCGCCGTCGTGTGCCGGCTGCGCGACGATCCCCACGTGCTCATCAAGCTATTCAAGGACATCCCTGAAGCGGATGTCGAAGCACTGCTGCCACACGCGGAAGTCCACATGAACTGGCGCGACCGGCTGCTCGTCTTGGGTGGCGGAGCCGGGGCGCTCGGCTCTACCGCGGGAAAGCTGCTGACGATCGTGACCGGCGCTGCGGCGGCGTTGTGGCAACTGCTTTGGATCCTGCTGCTGGGGGCGGGCATGCTCATCTTCCGGACCGTGCTGGGTTACCGCCGGGCCCGCATAAACCGCGATTCACAACGGACCCGGCACCTGTACTTCCAGAACCTCGGAAACAACAACGGGGCGCTGCAACTGCTCGTCTCGACGGTCGTGCATGAGGAGTTCAAGGAGGCGCTGCTGGGCTGGCTGGCCTGTCAGCGCGGGGCCGGGCCACCGGCCACTGCACAGGAGTTCGACGCCCGCCTCGAGACCTATCTGCGCGAACGCTTCGGCGTGCAGGTTGACTTCGACGCGGCGGATGCCTTGGAGACACTGACGCGCTTCGGGTTGTGGGCCGCTGGGCAGCCATTCGCGGCCCTGCCGCCGGCGGCAACCGTGGCGGCATTGCGCAGCCACTGGCTGGGGCGGTGCTCGGCTGGGTACCACGCGGAATGCCTGGCACAGCGTGGAGCGCAGCCGGGGAGCGTTACTCCGGACACGGCGCAGCCGGACCGGACGGAAGCTGCGCTGCGGCTCATTCCGCCACCCAGGCCGCCAGCCGCTCCATCCCCCGAATGA
- a CDS encoding NUDIX domain-containing protein has protein sequence MVLPVTYGVVAVILRAGRFLLIRRAPQVVVPDAWCFVGGAIEAGESQPEALVRECWEEIGAQIRPRAPLWEYVRPDGQLHLYWWRTDLLCDDLRHNPREVAEVRWCTLTEAEALPRLLESNRTFLSQYGRGLVDHSPI, from the coding sequence ATGGTCCTGCCTGTGACGTACGGCGTGGTCGCTGTGATCCTGCGTGCGGGTCGCTTTCTGCTCATCCGCCGGGCGCCGCAGGTCGTCGTTCCGGATGCGTGGTGCTTCGTCGGCGGAGCGATCGAAGCGGGAGAGAGCCAGCCCGAGGCGCTGGTGCGCGAATGTTGGGAGGAGATCGGGGCGCAGATCCGGCCCCGCGCCCCACTCTGGGAGTACGTCCGCCCCGATGGACAACTGCACCTCTATTGGTGGCGGACAGACCTGCTCTGTGACGACCTGCGGCACAACCCGCGCGAGGTGGCCGAGGTGCGCTGGTGCACACTCACCGAAGCGGAGGCGCTCCCGCGACTGCTGGAGAGCAACCGTACCTTCCTGTCACAGTACGGTCGCGGACTCGTTGATCATTCGCCGATTTGA
- a CDS encoding HAMP domain-containing histidine kinase — protein MSLDPLALSAAIRIPMVPPRMPTPHPNGDASAAVAELERELIASQRLALLGSMLAMVTHEYNNLLTPILARVEAALSMDEDVPFMRKTLERTLTQCQRAIAVNRHLLDLANQPERPVTVCNLAAVVQEAIETMTRPVEKDSITLRVEVPEHLQVVAQHDLLCQVLLNLLLNAHRAMSAVSGGLLVVRATELAEAVQIEVQDNGCGIARERIDTIVNPFLASPPGQRATDWQEVGLGLSVCRLIARHHGAMLQARTNEGRGCTFTLHWPKAAGAN, from the coding sequence ATGTCGCTCGACCCCCTCGCGTTGTCCGCCGCAATTCGCATACCCATGGTGCCGCCACGCATGCCCACACCCCATCCCAACGGAGACGCCTCGGCCGCCGTCGCAGAACTTGAGCGCGAGCTGATCGCGAGCCAGCGCCTGGCGCTGCTGGGTTCGATGCTCGCGATGGTGACGCACGAATACAACAACCTGCTGACGCCGATCCTGGCGCGTGTCGAAGCCGCGCTGAGCATGGACGAAGACGTCCCCTTCATGCGCAAAACGCTGGAGCGCACCCTGACGCAGTGCCAACGCGCCATCGCGGTAAACCGGCACCTGCTCGATCTCGCGAACCAGCCCGAGCGACCGGTCACGGTATGCAACCTCGCGGCAGTGGTGCAGGAAGCCATCGAGACGATGACCCGACCGGTCGAGAAGGACAGCATCACATTGCGCGTGGAAGTGCCGGAACACCTCCAGGTCGTCGCGCAACACGACCTGCTGTGCCAGGTATTGCTCAACCTGCTGCTCAATGCACACCGGGCAATGAGCGCGGTGAGTGGCGGGCTGCTCGTGGTGCGTGCGACGGAGCTCGCCGAAGCGGTGCAGATCGAAGTGCAGGACAACGGCTGTGGGATTGCCCGTGAACGGATCGACACGATTGTCAATCCATTTCTCGCGTCACCTCCCGGGCAACGCGCCACGGACTGGCAGGAAGTCGGACTCGGCCTGAGCGTCTGCCGCCTCATTGCGCGACACCATGGGGCGATGTTGCAGGCACGGACGAACGAGGGGCGCGGCTGCACGTTCACACTGCATTGGCCGAAGGCCGCCGGCGCGAATTAA
- a CDS encoding NAD(P)-dependent glycerol-3-phosphate dehydrogenase, with amino-acid sequence MIEKATVVGIGAMATITAQLLATNGVRVALLARPEEPVDEIIHDGENRRYLPGLRLSDHITPTNHAGAAFAQTQLLVSATPCQFLRGAWQHVAPEIPAGVPIASVTKGIEVTSRCRPTEILAALSPGHPLAVLSGPNIARELARCLPATVVIASDQAELATLLQQIFNTSWFRVYTSPDVLGVELAGATKNVIAIAAGILDGLKAGDNAKAALVTRGLVEITRLGVAMGARAETFNGLAGLGDLFTTCVSPYGRNRTAGDRIGQGVAPEQVVRESRAVIEGIPTTQAVLELARRHRVEMPITQAVYEVLFEHKPPVTAITELMNRPPKAEEPHHAD; translated from the coding sequence ATGATTGAGAAAGCCACCGTGGTCGGCATCGGGGCGATGGCAACCATCACCGCGCAACTGCTGGCGACGAACGGGGTGCGGGTGGCCCTGCTGGCCCGGCCAGAAGAGCCGGTGGACGAAATCATTCATGACGGCGAGAACCGCCGCTACCTGCCGGGCCTGCGACTGTCAGACCACATCACCCCGACGAATCATGCCGGGGCCGCGTTTGCACAGACGCAGTTGCTCGTGTCGGCCACCCCCTGCCAGTTCCTGCGCGGCGCGTGGCAGCACGTGGCGCCGGAGATTCCAGCGGGCGTACCCATCGCGAGCGTGACGAAAGGCATCGAAGTCACTTCGCGCTGCCGGCCGACGGAGATTCTCGCCGCGCTCTCCCCCGGGCACCCGCTGGCGGTACTCTCGGGGCCGAACATCGCGCGCGAGTTGGCGCGGTGCCTGCCCGCGACGGTCGTGATCGCGTCGGACCAGGCCGAACTCGCGACGCTGTTGCAGCAGATCTTCAACACCTCCTGGTTCCGTGTGTACACGAGCCCCGACGTGCTGGGCGTGGAACTGGCGGGGGCCACGAAGAACGTGATCGCGATCGCAGCCGGTATCCTTGACGGGCTCAAGGCCGGTGACAACGCGAAAGCCGCACTGGTGACGCGCGGCCTGGTCGAAATCACGCGATTGGGGGTCGCGATGGGGGCGCGGGCCGAGACCTTCAACGGGCTGGCCGGTCTCGGCGACTTGTTCACGACCTGCGTGTCACCCTATGGCCGCAACCGGACCGCGGGGGATCGCATCGGCCAGGGCGTGGCGCCGGAGCAGGTGGTCCGGGAGAGTCGAGCGGTGATCGAGGGCATTCCGACGACGCAAGCGGTGCTGGAACTCGCGCGGCGGCACCGGGTCGAAATGCCCATCACGCAGGCGGTCTACGAAGTGCTGTTCGAACATAAGCCGCCCGTAACCGCGATCACCGAGCTCATGAATCGCCCGCCCAAGGCCGAAGAGCCGCACCACGCGGATTGA
- the queA gene encoding tRNA preQ1(34) S-adenosylmethionine ribosyltransferase-isomerase QueA — MRRDELHYELPPELIAQQPITPRDAARLLVLHRDTGRIEHRTFRDLGAYLDPGDCLVTNDTRVIPARFDLERATGGRIEALFLRVDSTPAPAPGAAEWICLLKSAGRLRPGETLACRGHPTHLQAVARLERGAWRLRPDPHIDPLTLLSAIGAPPLPPYIRRGVKTEPTVRARDHERYQTVYATHPGAVAAPTAGLHFTPELLTELGARGVERVPVTLHVGLGTFAPIEVEDLQDHPMHAEWYEVRSDALTALRACRARGGRIVAVGTTAVRVLESLPEGVWADAAAAFSGWTRLFLYPPYRFRHVDRLLTNFHLPESTLLALVMAFGTRAQVRAAYAAAVAERYRFFSYGDAMLIL, encoded by the coding sequence ATGCGCCGCGACGAACTGCACTACGAACTACCGCCCGAACTCATTGCCCAGCAACCTATTACACCGCGCGATGCGGCCCGACTGCTGGTGCTGCACCGGGACACCGGCCGGATCGAACACCGCACTTTCCGTGATCTTGGTGCCTATCTCGATCCCGGCGACTGCCTCGTCACCAATGACACCCGCGTGATACCGGCCCGCTTTGATCTGGAGCGCGCGACGGGCGGACGCATCGAGGCCCTTTTTCTGCGCGTCGATTCCACGCCTGCGCCCGCACCTGGCGCGGCCGAGTGGATCTGCCTGCTGAAGTCGGCCGGCCGCCTGCGCCCCGGCGAAACGCTGGCATGCCGCGGGCATCCCACCCACCTGCAAGCCGTGGCGCGGCTCGAGCGGGGTGCCTGGCGGCTGCGACCGGACCCGCACATCGACCCCCTGACACTCTTGAGTGCGATCGGCGCACCCCCGCTGCCACCCTACATCCGGCGCGGCGTGAAAACGGAACCCACGGTGCGGGCGCGCGACCACGAGCGCTACCAGACGGTCTACGCCACACACCCGGGCGCTGTGGCGGCGCCCACGGCTGGGCTGCATTTCACCCCGGAACTGCTGACGGAACTAGGTGCGCGGGGCGTGGAGCGCGTACCGGTGACCCTGCATGTCGGGCTGGGTACGTTCGCACCGATCGAGGTGGAGGATCTGCAAGACCACCCGATGCACGCGGAATGGTACGAGGTGCGTTCGGATGCACTGACAGCACTGCGGGCGTGTCGGGCGCGCGGTGGGCGCATCGTGGCGGTGGGCACGACGGCGGTCCGCGTGCTGGAGTCGCTGCCGGAGGGGGTGTGGGCGGATGCAGCAGCGGCGTTCAGCGGCTGGACACGACTTTTTCTGTACCCGCCTTATCGCTTTCGCCACGTGGATCGGCTGCTCACGAATTTCCACCTGCCGGAGAGCACTTTGCTGGCACTCGTGATGGCCTTCGGCACCCGCGCCCAGGTGCGCGCCGCGTACGCGGCCGCAGTGGCGGAACGCTACCGGTTCTTCAGTTACGGAGATGCGATGCTGATCCTGTAG